A stretch of DNA from Variovorax paradoxus:
CGCCATAGCCGATGAGGAACACGGCGGCCACCTGCCCCTGCTTGCGCTCCTTGCGCGCGTAGAGCCACATCACGACGAACAGCAACAGGCCTTCGAGCAGGAACTGGTAGACCTGCGACGGATGGCGCGGCAGCGTCGAGCCGCTTTGCGGGAACACCATGCCCCACGGCAGGTCAGGGCTGCTGAAACGGCCCCACAGCTCGCCGTTGATGAAGTTGCCCACGCGGCCCGCGGCCAGGCCGGTCGGCACGCAGGGCGCGACGAAGTCCATCACCTGCCAGAACGGCCGCGCACGCGAGCGCGCAAACCACACCATCGCACCGATCACGCCGAGCAGGCCGCCATGGAAGCTCATGCCGCCCTGCCACACATAGAGAATTTCGAGCGGGTGCGTGAGGTAGTACTCGGGCTTGTAGAACAGGCAGTAGCCGAGCCGGCCGCCGACGATCACGCCCATGACGCCGAGGAACAGGATGTCCTCGATGTCCTTGCGTTGCCACACGCCGGCCGTGGCCAGCGAGCGGAACGGCTCGTGGCGCAGGCGGCGCGTACCGAGAAAGTAAAACAGCGCGAAGGCCGCCAGGTAGGTCAGGCCGTACCAGTGAATGGCCACCGGCCCCAGCTGCAAGGCGACGGGATTGATCTGCGGATACATGAGCATCCGACGATTGTGCCGTGGCGCGATGACGCCGCCGGCACGGGGGCATTCAGGGCAATGTCAGCGCCCGAACTTCCACCACAGCCATCCCGCCACCAGGGCCGGCACCGCGAAGACGAACAGGAAGATCGGCAGCTCCTCGGCCACCGAGTACCCGGCCTGGAGCACGCCCACGGCCATGTTGATGCCCGCGCCGACGAACCACGCCGGAATGAACCACTTGGCCGCCGCGGCCAGCGCCATCGACGAGCCGTCGCCCATGAAGCGGCCGGCCAGAAGAAACACCACCAGCAGCGCGAAGCCGCCGCCCATCACCATGACTGTGTGCATCTGCGTTGTCCTCTGAATCGATCGTGCCGATGTTGCCGGATCAGCGCGTGGTGTAGCCGCCGTTGGCGAAGATCGTCTGGCCCGTGATCCACCAACCCTCGGTGACCAGGAAGCGCACGATGGGCGCGATGTCCTCGATGTCGGTGAGGCCCTTCTTCGAGTACTTGCTGAGCGCGGCGGCGGTGCTGTGGTACGCCACGGCCTCGGGGCTTTCCTGGCCGTAGAAAAACGGCGTGTCCATCGGTCCCGGGCCGACGGCATTCACCGAGATGCCGCGCTCGCCGAACTCCTTGGAGGCCGCGCGCGTGAAGTGCTCGACCGCCGCCTTGGCCGCCGGGTAGATCGCATAGAACGGCGTGTAGGCCGCGAGCAGCGAGCTCACCAGCGTCACGATGCTGCCGCCGTCGGCCATCGTGCGGCCGGCCTGCTGGATGAAGAAGAAGGCCGCTTTGGCATTGGCGTCGAAGCTCTTGTCGTAGTCGGCCTCGGTGATGTCCAGGATCGGCTTCTTGATCACCACGCCCGCCGTGTTGATCGCCAGGTCGACCTGCCCGAAGTGCTTCACGGCCTGGTCGAACAGCCTCACGTTGTTCTCGACCACGGCGAGGTCGCCCTGCACCAGCAGCGTGTCTGCCCCCTTGGCCTTCAGCGCGGCGGCGGTCTGCTCGGCCTCGGCGCGCGAGCTGTCGCTGTTGTAGTGGATGGCGATGCCGCGCGCGCCGCCGTCGACCAGCAGATGGGCGATGAGGGCACCGAGGTTCTTGCCACCGCCGGCAATGACGGCGACCTTGTTCGTGAGCGTGCGTGCGGACATGGATGAACTCCTCTGGATGAATGAAGAACCCGAAAGACCGGGGTCGGGATGTGTGACCGAGCAGCCAGTCTATTGATCGACAAGTTGCAGATAAATCACTCATTCAAGGCTAGACTGTTCTGAAAATCACGAACAATCAGCCCCGCCGCCATGGACCGCATCGAACTCCTCCAGGTCTTCCTGCGCGTGGCCGAAACCGGCAGCTTCACGCGCGCCGCCGACCGGCTGGCGCTGCCACGCGCCACCATCTCGACCGCCATCCAGCAGCTTGAGGCCCGCCTGGGCTCGCGCCTGCTGCACCGCACCACGCGCCGCGTGGGGCTCACGCCCGACGGCGAGGTGCTGCTCGAACGGGCCCGCGGGCTGGTGGCCGACATGGAAGACATGGAGCAGCAGTTCCAGCCCGCGCACAGCAGCGTGAGCGGACGGCTCAAGGTCGATGTGCCCAGCCGCATCGCGCGCCTGCTGATCGCGCCGGCGCTGCCGGACTTCTTTGCACGCCACCCGGCGGTCGAACTGGAACTCGGTTCCAGCGACCGCGCGGTCGACCTCGTGCTGGAAGGCGTGGACTGCGCCCTGCGCGTCGGCCCGCTCGCCAGCAGCAGCCTCGTGGCCCGGCCGCTGGGGCATTTCACGCTTATCAACTGCGCGAGCCCGGCGTACCTTGCGCAGCACGGCACGCCGCGCACGCCGGCCGACCTGCCGCAGCACTTCGCGATCAACTACGCCTCGCCCACCAGTGGCCGCGCCGCGCCCTGGGAATGGCGGCTGCGCGACGGCGAGACCCAGACGTTGCGGCTGCGCAGCCGCGTGGCGGCGAACAACGCCGAGACCTACATCGCGTGTGCGTTGGCGGGGCTGGGGCTGATCCAGATTCCGGCCTACGACGTGCGCGCGCACCTGGCGGCCGGCGAGCTGGTCGAGGTGCTGCCCGACGCGCGTGCCGAGCCGCTGCCGGTGCACCTCGTGGTGCCGCACCGGCGCAATCTGTCGCGGCGCGTGCAGGCTTTCGCGGGCTGGCTTGACACGGTGCTGGCCACCTCGCTCGATGCGCCCTCTCCCGCTGGACGCGGGTCGCGCAGCCCCTGAGCCTTAGGCCGGCACGCGCCCGGCCCGCTCCCGCACGAAGGCCACGAAGCGCGCCAGCGCCGGATGCGCCGCCTGCGCGGGCCACACGAGGCTGGTCTCGCACACCGGCAAGGTCACGCGGCGGCGCCCCACCCCCTTGAACTCGTGGACCTGCCGGTAGACCACACCGGCGCGCCGGAACTGCATCACGCTGTGCGGCACCCAGGCCGCGCCGATGCCGCCCGACACGAGGTTGACGATGGTCTGCATCTGGATCGCCTCCTGCGCCACCTGCGGCGTGCGCCCGGCCGCGTGGTACAGATCGAAGATCGC
This window harbors:
- a CDS encoding LysR family transcriptional regulator, whose amino-acid sequence is MDRIELLQVFLRVAETGSFTRAADRLALPRATISTAIQQLEARLGSRLLHRTTRRVGLTPDGEVLLERARGLVADMEDMEQQFQPAHSSVSGRLKVDVPSRIARLLIAPALPDFFARHPAVELELGSSDRAVDLVLEGVDCALRVGPLASSSLVARPLGHFTLINCASPAYLAQHGTPRTPADLPQHFAINYASPTSGRAAPWEWRLRDGETQTLRLRSRVAANNAETYIACALAGLGLIQIPAYDVRAHLAAGELVEVLPDARAEPLPVHLVVPHRRNLSRRVQAFAGWLDTVLATSLDAPSPAGRGSRSP
- a CDS encoding SDR family oxidoreductase, with protein sequence MSARTLTNKVAVIAGGGKNLGALIAHLLVDGGARGIAIHYNSDSSRAEAEQTAAALKAKGADTLLVQGDLAVVENNVRLFDQAVKHFGQVDLAINTAGVVIKKPILDITEADYDKSFDANAKAAFFFIQQAGRTMADGGSIVTLVSSLLAAYTPFYAIYPAAKAAVEHFTRAASKEFGERGISVNAVGPGPMDTPFFYGQESPEAVAYHSTAAALSKYSKKGLTDIEDIAPIVRFLVTEGWWITGQTIFANGGYTTR
- the lgt gene encoding prolipoprotein diacylglyceryl transferase — encoded protein: MLMYPQINPVALQLGPVAIHWYGLTYLAAFALFYFLGTRRLRHEPFRSLATAGVWQRKDIEDILFLGVMGVIVGGRLGYCLFYKPEYYLTHPLEILYVWQGGMSFHGGLLGVIGAMVWFARSRARPFWQVMDFVAPCVPTGLAAGRVGNFINGELWGRFSSPDLPWGMVFPQSGSTLPRHPSQVYQFLLEGLLLFVVMWLYARKERKQGQVAAVFLIGYGVLRFVAEYFREPDDFLGLRALSLSQGQWLSVPMVIGGIALWIWFGRAGKTGSTARA